A region from the Lolium perenne isolate Kyuss_39 chromosome 4, Kyuss_2.0, whole genome shotgun sequence genome encodes:
- the LOC127332495 gene encoding cytochrome P450 78A5: MDTTLSSSQDYLLLLLPASTTFLSPILAVLLIAASLLWLCPGGPAWALSRCRGPSPPGAPGAVTALAGHAAHRAIAALSRSVPGGTALVSFSVGLTRFVVASRPDTARELLASAAFADRPIKDAARGLLFHRAMGFAPSGDYWRALRRISATYLFSARRVAASSPCRLAIGDRMVGQLATGCGDAVSMRRVLHAASLEHIMATVFGTSYDAASQEGVELEAMVKEGYELLGMFNWGDHLPLLKWLDLQGVRKRCSSLVRRVDVYVRSIIEEHKQKKLGRGNGGGGEELAAGDFVDVLLGLEGEDKLAESDMVALLWEMIFRGTDTVAILLEWIMARMVLHPDIQAKVQAEIDAVVGSGRAVSDADVGSLPYLQCVVKETLRMHPPGPLLSWARLAVHDSSVGGHLVPAGTTAMVNMWAIAHDPEVWPEPEAFRPERFAEEDVSVLGSDLRLAPFGAGRRICPGRALALATVHLWLAQLLHRFEWAPADGCGVDLSERLNMSLEMEKPLVCKAKARL, encoded by the exons ATGGACACCACCCTCAGCTCCAGCCAGGATTACCTTCTCCTGCTCCTCCCAGCGTCTACCACCTTCCTCTCCCCTATCCTCGCCGTCCTCCTCATCGCCGCCTCGCTGCTCTGGCTCTGCCCCGGCGGCCCAGCCTGGGCGCTCTCCCGCTGCCGCGGCCCCTCCCCACCCGGAGCTCCCGGCGCGGTCACCGCGCTCGCAGGGCACGCTGCGCACCGAGCCATCGCCGCCCTCTCCCGCTCCGTGCCAGGCGGCACGGCGCTGGTCTCCTTCTCCGTCGGCCTCACCCGCTTCGTCGTGGCCAGCAGGCCGGACACCGcgcgggagctcctcgccagcgccGCCTTCGCCGACCGCCCCATCAAGGACGCGGCCCGCGGCCTCCTGTTCCACCGGGCGATGGGCTTCGCGCCCTCTGGCGACTACTGGCGCGCGCTCCGCCGCATCAGCGCCACCTACCTCTTCAGCGCCCGccgcgtcgccgcctcctccccgTGCCGCCTCGCCATTGGCGACCGCATGGTCGGACAGCTCGCCACCGGCTGCGGGGACGCTGTCTCGATGAGGCGCGTGCTCCACGCGGCCTCCCTGGAGCACATCATGGCCACCGTCTTCGGCACAAGCTACGACGCTGCCAGCcaggagggcgttgagctcgaggCGATGGTGAAGGAAGGGTACGAGTTGCTCGGGATGTTCAACTGGGGCGACCACCTCCCGCTGCTCAAGTGGCTCGACCTTCAAGGCGTCAGGAAGAGGTGCAGCAGCCTGGTGCGTAGAGTGGACGTCTACGTCAGGAGCATCATAGAAGAGCACAAGCAGAAGAAGCTGGGCCGCGGCAATGGCGGCGGAGGCGAGGAGCTCGCAGCCGGAGACTTCGTCGACGTCCTGCTTGGACTGGAAGGCGAAGACAAGCTCGCAGAATCTGACATGGTTGCTCTTCTCTGG GAGATGATCTTTCGCGGGACTGACACGGTCGCGATCCTGCTGGAGTGGATCATGGCGAGGATGGTGCTGCACCCGGACATCCAGGCGAAGGTGCAGGCCGAGATCGACGCGGTGGTCGGAAGCGGCCGCGCCGTGTCTGACGCCGACGTCGGCAGCCTGCCCTACCTCCAGTGCGTTGTCAAGGAGACGCTCCGCATGCACCCTCCCGGCCCTCTGCTCTCGTGGGCGCGCCTCGCCGTGCACGACTCGAGCGTCGGCGGCCACCTCGTGCCGGCGGGCACCACGGCCATGGTCAACATGTGGGCGATCGCTCACGACCCGGAGGTCTGGCCGGAGCCGGAGGCGTTCCGGCCGGAGCGTTTTGCGGAGGAGGACGTGAGCGTGCTCGGGAGCGACCTCCGCCTCGCGCCATTCGGGGCGGGACGCCGCATCTGCCCAGGGAGGGCGCTTGCCCTCGCCACCGTCCACCTCTGGCTCGCGCAGCTGCTGCACCGCTTCGAGTGGGCGCCCGCCGATGGCTGTGGCGTCGACCTGTCGGAGCGCCTCAACATGTCGCTGGAGATGGAGAAGCCACTGGTTTGCAAGGCCAAGGCTAGGCTGTGA